DNA sequence from the Piliocolobus tephrosceles isolate RC106 chromosome 9, ASM277652v3, whole genome shotgun sequence genome:
AGTGAATGCTGGTTGTTGGCTGAGGACTCAGCTGAGGTTGTCATCCAGACCAGCTatatggggcttctccatgtgaCTTGGGCTTCTTTCAGTATGGCACCTGAGTTGCTGGAGCGAGTGCACTAAGTGTTTCAGAGGCCCAGGTGGAAGCCGCAAAACTTAGGATCTAGCCTTAGAAATCACTCAGCATCGCTTCCCCCACAGTCTTGTGAAAAATGAGTCACAGAGCTGGCCCAGATTCAAGAGGAGGGTGATGTAAAAGGGGGTGAATATTGGAAGGCACAGTTCACTGGGAGGCCATCCGTGAAAACTGTTGCCACACAATTTATAAAGACTTATGAGCACAAGGGTTTAAAGGTTAATTCAAAGGTCATATATACAGAGGCAAGATTTTTATCCCTCTAAAACAGAGACAAAACTGCCATGAACttctacttcatttttaaagtatcttataATACTTTTTAGTACAACTCTGCTTGATTAgacttaacaaaaaataaataaatggcatgaCGTCTAAGAGATGGCCAAATGGATGGTTGTAGAATGGTAACTGTAAgttgagcaggcagaagaaatcCTCTAAAGCTGTAAAAACATATTGAGACACTTTTCAAACGATACAACATCATTACAGATTTCTGGCAAACCATGATGACTATTTTGGTATGTAATCAGGAACAGGGTGTCTTGTGAGCACAAGAGCAGAGGAGATCACGAGAGGCAGCTTTTGTGGTTGAAAAGCagtcagtccttttttttttttttttgagtcacaaACCCCTTtgagcatatgaaaaaagttaGGAACTTTCTGCCTAGAAAACATACATGtttgcatatttttgttttttccttctttcagtcattctttcctccctccttccttccttccttctttccctccctttcaccttccttcctttcaatttttctagaaatatttatcgGGAGCTAATTCTGTATTAGATACTGATCTGGACCAAGGAATAGAGAAGGGGAGAAGACAGATAAGCTTCCCAGTCTCCTGGAATGTACATTCTAAAGACAGGAGTCAGAAAGAAACTCAGCACACCAATAAATAATACAACCTCAGAGTTACAGGTAACAAACTGTGTTATTTACAATGTTACAGGGTTCACAGTTCTTCATGGATTCCTCTTTTTCACACTGCAATCAATAATGTCTCTTTTAAACTAAAGGCTttggaccaggcacggtggctcacgcctgtaatcccagcactttgggaggccgaggtggatgaatcccctgaggtcaggagttcgagaccagcctagccaacatagtgaaactctctctctactaaaaatacaaaaaattagccaggcaggatggcgcatgcctgtagtctcagctacttgggaggctgaaacaggagaatcgcttgaactcaggaggttgcaatgagcccagattgtgccactgcactccagcctgggtgacagagtgagattctattaaaaaaaaacaaacaaaaaccccccaACCCCAAAAAGCTTTGTGTATGAGCAGTGTGGATGTGGCTATTGGTTACCCACTGCTTTTTCACTTATACACAGATGTtgactgatctttttttttaatgcataaagAATAGTTATATGCAGTGTCATTGGAGCTGACTTTTCTAGTCAATAGAAGAGCATTGGCTTCTCATGAGATTTCAGAAATTACCATGGCTGGTGAGCATGAATATGAGCGTTGCAATGCTTTCCACagccttatttaaaataaaaaaaatcccttcCTTAGGGAACtacctctctttaaaaaattaaatggatcAAATGGCCATGGATTCACATTTCAAAGTCTCAATTTACAGGAGACTCAAAGAACTGACCCTTTCATCCATATTTTGAAGATGACAGTGAAGGATATGGATAATTTGCTTTGgagaatttttttcctccatgttCTGTGTTCATATGTCCTCACCACAAAGTGTACTTCTGGCCTTAGTTGTTATGGGAGCCTGTGGGGGATTTGAACATGTACTTTTACCACtggcaacattttaaatattgtcaTTAGCATAACACATAACTTTTgcaaaaatgaaatgcaaatatcCATCTCTCTTATTCCATGATGATGGATGAGAGGTGTCCTAACCTTTggtattgtgaaatattttaaatggtaacACAAATCATTAGACCacacttctttttactttttggtaCGTTCCTGCTATACAACTTTCACCCTCCCTTCAGTTGAAGGGTATTTTAATATCTGGCATGTCATGTTAGAGTAAATATAATCAGAGAGTGAATATAATCTAGCTATAATTGTTTAGAGCAGGGATTGACGAAGTACAGGTGAGGTGACACTGTTGACACTTtgacttggggaaaaaaattgggGTATTTCTGAACTGTAATAATACCATAGAGTCAGAGTGCtattatgaaagtataaaattgaGACAGGGGTGCTCATAATGAAGTCcaaaacagtgtttttaaaattagccatatACTTCATGGAAAAAATGTATCCGAAATTTccagtttattttgccaagtaaGCCTGGGGCCAGGGTTGTCCATCCAAAATCCCATGAATTCATTAACTAGTGACTTGGGGTTCTCATCCATGATGTTTGCAATCGCGTCCCTTGactgatgcctttttttttttttttttttttgagacagggtctctctctgtcgctcaggctggcgtgcaggggtgcgatctcagctcactgtagcctctgcctcccaggttcaagtgattctcccatcacagcctcctgagtagctgggactacagggacacatcatcacacccagctaatttttgtattttttggtagaggcgaggttttgccatgttgtccaggctggtcttgaactcctgacctcaagtgatccacccactttggcctcccaagattGATGTCTCTTGAGTATCTCTGTGGTTCCAAGGTCTCCTTTAGTGATGGGAGACCACAGTCATACCAATTTCATTCAGTAAGCATTTGCTGAGGACTTTTTATGTGCAAAGCAATCTGCTGGGTCCAGCAGGGGCTACAAAGAGATATAAGTGAGGGCTCTTTCCTGTCAGGAATTGAGAATAGTCCAATCTAGGTGACTGCTAACCTGGGAGTCCTATAACTTTTGGAAAGTATTTGGTTATTGAAAATAACTCTAGTCTGCTTTTAGCCCCTCAATTCATATATGAAATGAGTTATGCCATTTTTGTATCAggatcataaaaataaatactagtcTTTACAAACCCgctttaaatgaatgaaagaagcccCAAAGAGAAgtatacatttgtattttcttaaacaGCGTAtacacagtcatgtgccacatcaCAACGTTTTGATCAACGAGGGACTGCacatacaatggtggtcccacaAGGTTATAATGGAGCTGAACAATTCCTATGGCCTAGTGATGTCATAGCCATTGTAACATTATAGCCCAATGTGTTACCCTGTCTATGTTGAAATACACAAATTCTTCCCATTGTGTTGCacttgcctacagtattcagtatagtcaCATGCTgaacaggtttgtagcccaggagcgaTAAGTCACATcttatagcctaggtgtgtaggagGCTttactatctaggtttgtgtaaatgtactctatgatgttcacacaatgacgaAATTGCCTAAGGATGAATTTCTCAGACTGTATTGCTGGGTATCCCTGTCGTTAAGATTACCACACTTGAGAGCTAGAAGGAGCCTTAGAGACCAGCTAAAACCTAATCTGAGTCACAGTTTGGGTGCTAGCAAAGGGCCTGTGACCCTGTCTCCTCCTTCCACCCCTCCTGTGAGATATTGGGCAGAgcattcagtttcttcatgtcaGTTTTCACCAgctggaaaagagagagaaaaggcacaGTGCAGGGTTGCCAGGTTCAGTAATTCTAGTTCCTGGAATCAAGGACAGGAAGCCTTTTAGTTACTTGCACACCCTAACTTTTCTAGCTTCGATTGAATCAATCATTTAACTGTCAGCTAATTACGGCTTTGGGAAGTTTACATCATGCATCTTTTTATGGCACCCCTTAATGGGAGGCTTTGGAGATTAAAACTCTTGACAATTTCCACGATGTAAAAAAGGAAAGTTGACCTACAGAAAGATGGGACAGTGATGAACATTTGAGAAGCTTGAAGCAGCAATGGGATCTACACAGTAGCCTACTTAAAGTAGTGCTGATGTGAAAGCTTAGCCTAAGTTACTGAAAAATGACAGCAGTGTGACCTGTGTCCATAGCAATGGCACTTTATTGAGCAGATGATTGCTTTGCACCTACTACCAAGCACGCGCTTGTTCCAGGATAGCCCCATGAAGCAGGTCCTATTATcattccactttacagatgaagaaactgaggcatagagaaacGTGTCCAAGGGCTGACACCTGGTAAGCAGTTgagtcagaaatgaaaaaaaaaaaaaaaaagccaggctggCTCCGCAGACCATCCTGTCGCTCCCTACTCAGCTGACCTCCCTACGTCTCTGCTATCCTCTGACCTGCCGGCTGGGCACGCCAATGTCGCTCGTTTGCGTGCCTCGAAGCCCCGCTTTGGCTCCCGGGCTTCCAGCGCCCGCTTCCCGCCGAGGGGCTCcgggcacctgcagtcctggGAGCGCGTCCCCGAGGCGGGCGGGAGCGCGCACGGCGGGAGCGCGGGAGCGGCGCGCACGTGCCGCCGGGAAGGGGCCGCGCCAAGATGGCGGCGGCCGCGGCCGCTGTGGTGACGGTTGGCGGCGGCCGGTGAGGCGGGCGGGGCCGGCGACGCGGAGGCGGGGTCCCGGGCGAGCCGCCCTGGGAGGCGGGGGCCGTTTCCATAGCGGCGGCAGGAGGTGTCGCGCCGGGGAACTTCCTGGTTCCCGGGCTCGGCTTCGCCGGGATCCTCTTGGAAGGGAAACAATGGGGCGGAGGGCACTGCGgtagccgccgccgccgcgctgGACCTGCTCGGCCGCCCGGGACCTCCCGCTCTGCCCGCTGCCTACAGCCTCGCAGTCGGGACCGTACTGAGGTAACTTCCATTCCTCAGCTCCCGCCGCGAGGGactggcggcggcggcgggctcCGCGGGCGTCCTCTCCGGGCCGGGACTCGGAGTTGGCCCCGGGGAGCCGGACGCCGCCATTCCCGGCCCCGGGAGGAGGGGACGCGGCTGCGGTTCGCGGCTCGGCCCTGGGGGGCGGCTCGGGCACAGTGCGGGGGCTGCCCGTGTGTCCCCGCGCCCGGACCGTGGGGTCCGCGGGGCGATGGGCGGGCTGGGGGCGCCGCGCGGGGTGTGGGGCGGCCCGGGGGTGGAACCCGGCGACGACCTCCCAGAGCGAGCCGCGGTCCCGGCCAGGCGCGTCTGCCTCGCAAGTTTCAGTCGCGTCTCCCGAGCCTCAGGACCCGAGCAAACTTCGTGCCTTTAAATGACTGCCTTGATGCCGCGGAACTTTGTTTGGACCAGGCGAGGGGAGGATGGGGCGAATGAGGGGTTTGCAAGTCTTGAAAATCCGTGCGCCTTTGCAAAGTTTGCAAAATAGTTTGGCGCTCACAACCCTCGGCTGGTGCGGCATTTGTACTGCGTGAGAACGGTTCCTCGCAGGTGTTTTACTGCCAGAAAATGCGGGAAGCGTATGAATCCATGGGTGCACGTTTCTGTAATTTGAAAATGTTGtttttccccaccccacccttatCCCTTTCTTTCCTGACATTTAATCCGCAGATAGATGCTTTTTAGACAGTAGGCTTTAGCATGCTTCCTTTGGACGGGGAAGGCTTGTTGAACTGGGGCCATACCTAGTCATTGGAAATAATGGGAGacgaatggaaaaaaaaagtgaggacgCCGTCTTAAGTATGTTGCTTGTTGGAAGAAAATGGTTTCAGTCCTATATTAatccttttataaaataattacatctttgggatatttaatatttcatagCTTAGGAAAGTTAAATAGAACTTtagagatcaccctggccaactcCCTCCCATATTGAGTCTCTGGGAAGTTCCTTCAGGGGGAAGtcagtgttcttttttctttcctgaagtcATCTTAATAGGAATAAATTAGCCAACAGCAAGTGAACAGtggtttatttgcttttatttctggtTCAGTCAGAccctaaaattaacaaaaatatttcctggCTTGCCATTCTTTTATAACAACATTTGTAAACATAGTGTGTAGTTCATTACTTAAAATGGATGTTGATGCCATGTTGTATTCTACATAGGCAATTAAAATATgtccaaatagaaaaaaaaaattacgctAATGAAAGTATAAGTTaacttttaaaggaagaaatgctAATTGCAAGTACAAGTATCCTTAGTTAACAGAAATTCCTTtgctgattatatatatatatatgtaaaaacaatGAGTTGTTGCAAAGGCACTCAAAGAAACATCGTTTGCCAAATATTAAGAATTTGggccctgagcctcagttttggtGCCTACTTAGTTTTTAGCTATGCAGCCAGACTTTCTGTTGTATTTGTTTCTGGTAAGACTAGTCCATTACCAGTTTTAATAGTGTTTTGACATGCAAATAGCTCCTATTGGGGACTGACTTTGGTTAAACAAGCCAGTAAGTAGAAGTGTCAGATTTGGCACTGTCTGTTAGTTTTGTTTAATCATCTTCTAGCATTATAGGGAACCAAGAGAACTACCCACCCCAGCAGATCCAACCTGAGTCTCCAATGCCAAGCAAGGGTTGCCTTGGTCCATCTTTGCCACGGTGTGCACATCTGTGTCAAGTTCTTGTTACATTTTGTAGCTAGCTAAGATGGGTGAAAAAGAGGCCAATGAGTTCAATCTAGTagcaaattgaaaacaaacaaaattactcTGATTGGAAAGTGTGAGGAATGTTAATGTAGTAGAATAGGATAGCTTTGGGAATTGCTACTTTAGGTAGAGAGAACGAGACAAGTGATTACAATTCTGGTTTATGTTCACAATTTCACTgtaacgattttttttttttaaccattcttaCTTTGTAACTAGTGCAATGCAGACCTCTAATTACCAGAAAGTTATAGTTTGTTCCTTCAGTGTGATTTTCGGAAAGCATAGACTGGTGgtttgcagtggctcatgcctgtcatctcagcactttgggaggccgaggcgggtggatcatttgaggtcaggagttcaagaccaacctggccaatatgctgaaacccccgtttctactaaaaatacaaaaattagctgggcggtaGTGGCGtgtgactgtaattccagctacctgggggctgagacaggagaaccctttgagcctgggaggcagatgttgcagtgagcggagatcgcttcactgcactccagcctgggcgacagagtgagactctgtctcaaaaaaaaaaaaaagaaaaaaaaaaaaaaaaaaagcatagttcATTGTCAGATATGATTTCATTATATTGACAGACTCATTTTTCCCCTGAAAAGTTGATGCCAGTATTTACAGTGGAAGTCACTATAGGAATAATAATTGGAAAGAAATCCAACTTGTAGCCCACGTCCATGTAGTACATGAGATTTAAGCATGGAAATTGGAGCCCCAGAGACTTGGATTCTCAGCTGGTCTATGCCAGTTTCAGGTTGTATCACCTCATGCAAatgactcaatttttaaaagctcatttctttgtaaaattggGGAGGATCGTAAATTCAAACATGTTTAGTCAACCATTATTTTTTGAGTGCCTTCTGTGTACCCCAGGACTTTGTGTTAGGTACTTTGTTTTCAACACGTGGGATGAGTCCTTTGATGTGAAGTACAGGGAGCTATAAAACCCATACCTAGGGAACCTGACTTGGTTTTGAGGGAGTCGGGGCAAGTTCCCTGAAGAAGCAACTTGTAAGACCTGAAGATGAGGAAGAGATAGCTGGCTGAAAAAAAGAGGCGGGTGTGTGGGAAGCTTTGAGGGTGGTGGAAGAACTTGCTCACAGTCTCTGAAGAGATTGGGAAGGTTAAATAAAGATGCTTCTGTATGAGTTCCCTCCATAGCACGTGAGCAGTCGCTGTTGGTTATGTAGAGAAGGCTCTTGGCACTGTTCTTGGATCATCTGAATGAAGCAGCTCAGCTTTGTTCCGTAGCCATTGGAGAAGGGGCGTCATTCTACTTGTCTGTGTCCATACCAGACCTGCAAGTGACTCTTGACACACTTTGATGTCCACTTTTGTAACTCTGCATTGGATTACTTGTTAGTTTCGATAGCTGTAAGACTGGgattaaatgttaaatgaaatattctTTGATTTACTTACAGATATGCTTTGTAATATCAGGATAGTCTTGGTTTCATtttgattccattttctctttgaaGAGCTTGGACCACCTCTCATAAAACTGTAGTAGCAATCTACCCTAAAATACAAATCTTCAGTAAGTGGCAGGTAATTTTCATTTGCCTACAGAAAGATCAGGAGTTACTCTGGAGTTTCATATGTTGGTTTTAAGTGTTCTTAGCTCGAAAGAGATTATTTAGTTATTCTGTGATAGAGGTACACATTGCACCTGGGTCTTGCTGACGTGAGTGTAGAAAAACTTACAATTTTATCCTggaattttcatttcattg
Encoded proteins:
- the LOC111549981 gene encoding LOW QUALITY PROTEIN: uncharacterized protein LOC111549981 (The sequence of the model RefSeq protein was modified relative to this genomic sequence to represent the inferred CDS: inserted 1 base in 1 codon; substituted 1 base at 1 genomic stop codon), whose amino-acid sequence is MAASGSPGPTPSPGPERTPAEPAAAASPSRRELRNGSYLSTVPTARLXAAGRAGGPGRPSRSSXGGGGYRSALRPIVSLPRGSRRSRAREPGSSPARHLLPPLWKRPPPPRAARPGPRLRVAGPARLTGRRQPSPQRPRPPPSWRGPFPAARARRSRAPAVRAPARLGDALPGLQVPGAPRREAGAGSPGAKAGLRGTQTSDIGVPSRQVRG